ATGAAGTTTTTAATTCTGCTTTGAGCAAAAAAGATGAGGTTGATATCGTTTTCAGTATAGGAGGTGACGGAACATTTTTAGAAAGTGTTTCGTTTGTTCGTGATTTGCAAATTCCGGTTGTAGGAATTAACAGCGGGCGATTGGGCTTTTTGGCAAATATATCACAGAACAATATCCCTGCGGCATTAAATGCCATACATGAAAAAAAATACAGTATTGAAGAAAGAACTTTATTAGAGGTTAACTCAAATAAAAGAATATTTAAAAATTTTAATTTTGCATTAAATGAAATTACTGTTCAAAAAAGGGATTCAGGCTCAATGATTACTATTAAAGTTTTTTTAAACGGAGAATTTGTAAATACCTATTGGGCAGACGGACTAATACTTTCAACACCGACAGGTTCTACTGCGTATTCTTTAAGCTTGGGCGGACCTATTGTTGTTCCGGGTTCTCAGAACTTTATTCTCACACCCATTGCTCCTCATAATTTAACCGTAAGACCTATTGTTGTTCCTGATGATAATGAAATTACGATTGAAGTTTCGGGAAGAACTGATAATTATTTGGTTTCGGCTGATTATCAAGCTGAAATTGTTGAGAAAAATACT
Above is a genomic segment from Bacteroidales bacterium containing:
- a CDS encoding NAD kinase, translated to MMKAAIFGKNYNESFKDSIIEFFKIIKGFKYEILIYEPYYQFIKEFSNFDIKPDEVFNSALSKKDEVDIVFSIGGDGTFLESVSFVRDLQIPVVGINSGRLGFLANISQNNIPAALNAIHEKKYSIEERTLLEVNSNKRIFKNFNFALNEITVQKRDSGSMITIKVFLNGEFVNTYWADGLILSTPTGSTAYSLSLGGPIVVPGSQNFILTPIAPHNLTVRPIVVPDDNEITIEVSGRTDNYLVSADYQAEIVEKNTILTIKAANFKVKTIRIENHTFFNNIREKLLWGLDKRN